From Halorussus lipolyticus:
CGAAAGGCGGTCCGAACGCCGACAGCGCGGGCGGTGGGAGCGCGAACTTTCAGGCGAGTCAGCGCGCGCTGATTCGGACCGGGACAGTCGTGGTCGAAGTGGACGACTACGACGCTGTCCGTCGGAACCTCTCGCGGGAGACCCGGCGACGCGGCGGGTTCGTCAGCGACTCCACCGAGCAGGTCAATACGTGGGGCAACCAGTCGTGGAGTTCCGGGAAACTCGTCTTGCGAGTCCCGAAGGACAACTTCTCGGCGCTGGTCTCGCAGGCGAAGCAGTCGGGAGAGGTCCGGGAGGCCAGCACCAGCACCCGAGACGTTACCAAGAAACTGGTGGACATCGAGGCCAGACTGAAGAACCTGCAGGCCCAGCGCGAGAAACTCCGGACCCTCTACGACGAGGCCAACGACACCGAGACGGTCCTCGAAGTCCAAGAGCGCCTCTCTGAGGTCCAGTCGGAAATCGAGCAACTCGAAGCACAGCGCAAGTCCCTGAACCGGCAGGTGGCCTACTCGACGCTGACGGTCCGCCTCGAGGAGCGCCCGCCGAAGACGAAATCGACCGACGACGCCCCGTCGGCGTGGTACGAGACTGGCCTGCTGTCGGCGTTCGCCTCGTCGGCCCACGGTGTTGTCGTGGTCACGCGGGGCCTCGCGGTCGGACTGGCCTACGCGCTCCCCTACGTGCTGGCGTTCGGGATTCCGGTCGTCGGAGTCGTGGCCCTCTGGCGTCGGCGCAAGTCGGGGTCCTCGACCGGCGAGGACCGCCCCGACGCGCCCGAGTCGCCCCAATCGAGAAACGCCGGGGACTCCTCGGACGAGGACGACGACTGACGCCAAAATCTTTTCTCCAACCTCGGCCGACTAGGTGCTATATTCAAAATCTCTGCGCGCGTTAGCGCGGCGCTCGTGCGTTGCGCCCATACGCGCGAGGGACGAGGACCAACCCAGACCACGGCTTGCGACCGAAACTCGACTCACAACCGCTCTTCCACGTGGTCCGTGGCCTTCAGCGCCAGCGCCGCGATGGTGAGCGTCGGGTTCAGGGCACCGCTGGTTCGGAAGACGCTACTCGACGCGATGGCCAGATTCCGCAGGTCGTGGGTCCGGAGTCGGGGATTCACCACGCTCTCGGCGGGGTCGGTCCCCATCCGGGTCGTGCCCATGTGATGGAACGCCGGTCCGGTGTTCTCCGGGCCGACGGTCCACGACACGTCCGCGCCCAACTCATCCATGACGGCACGCTGGATTTCGTTCGCGCGCCGGAGCGAGGCCTTGGTCCGGTCGTCCACGCGCCAGTGGATTTCGGGCACCGGGTTGCCGTGGTCGTCGGTGGTCGAGGAGTCCAGCGTGATGCAATTTTCCTTCCGAGGACGCTGGCCGACCAGTCCGCCCATCGCAATCGAGTTGCCGTACCCCTCGCGCAGGGTGTCGAGCAGGTCGTCGCCCCACTCGTCGCCCGACAGCGCCATCTCGACCGGCGAGGGGCCGGCGTAGTTCAGGAACTCCAGTTTGATGCTGTCCGGGGCGGGTTCCGACCCGTCCTCGGCAGTCCACTCGGGAATCCCGCCGTCGCTTCCCTCGGTGCCTCGGGTCGGGTCGTCGTAGAACTGGTGGCACTCGCTGGTGATGAACCCGACGTGGTTCTGGCGGGTCTCGCGGTCCACGGTCCCGCCGACGCCCGCGAACAGGTGGTCCATGAAATACCGACCGACCGCACCCGACGAGTTCGCCAGTCCGTCGGGGTACTGCGACGACTCCGAGAGGAGAAGCAGGCGCGGAATCTCGACGCCGCCCGCCGCGAGGACGAACTCGCGGGCCTCCTGTCGATGGGTCGCGCCGTCGGGGGTTGCGTAGACGGCGGCGGTCACGCGCTCGCCCGAGTCGTCGTGTTCGAGGCGCTGGACCGGGGCTTGGTCGATGACGCGCGCGCCCTCCGATTCGGCCTTCTCGACGTGGTGGTCGGCGGTGTACTTCGCGCCGGAGGGGCAGACCGGTTTGCAGGTGCCGTACCCCACGCAGGCGCTTCGGTCGTCGTAGGCCTCGGAGTTGCGGGCGTTTGGTACCGAGTGCATCGTCACGCCGAGGTCCTCGCAGGCCTCCGCGAAGATGGAATCGCTGTGGGAGGGCGGGAAGGCGGGCATCGGGAAGGGTCGCTCGCGGGGCGGCGCGTAGGGGTTGTCGTCCGCGCCCGCGACACCGAGGGCCTCCTCTGCTCGGGCGTAGTAGGGCCGCAGGTCCGAATACTCGATTGGCCACGAGTGGAAATCCGTCTCGTGGAGGCGCATCACCATCCCCTGCCAGTGGAGCGTGGTCCCGCCGACGCCCTTGACGCGGGCGGCGTTCAGCGGGTAGAACCATTCGCCTTCCGAGGAGAACCGGTCTCTCGGGCCGCCCATCTCCCAGACCGAGAGCGGGCCGTGGCCCGGTCGGATGTCTCGCTCCATTCGCGCTTTCCGGTCCTCGAAGTCGAACCGCTCGCCCGCTTCGAGGACCACCACGTCGTAGCCTCGCCGGGCGAGTCGATGGGCCGAGAGCGCGCCCGCCGGACCGGCCCCGACGATGCACACGTCGGCGCGCTCCGACGGGGTTCTGTCTGCTGTTTCGGTCATTTTCGCGGCCCTCGCTGGTAGCTACCGCTCCCGCCGGGGTGGCCCTGCGGGTTCTCGATGCCGACGAGTTTCCCGCCCGTGGGCGAGGAGTACAGCGCGTAGAGGAGTTCGTTCACGAGGTAGTACCGGACCCGCGCCGGGTCGCCGCCCTCGGGGTCCGGGTCGGCGGTGTCCACGCCCATCTGGTCCAGCACCGACTCGCGGGTCCCGGCGTCGAGTTCGCGGAACAGGTCGTCGTGCCACGTCCGGGCGTAGTCGTCCAGCGTCGAGAGCGCCTGTACCATCTCCTCGCGGTAGGCGGGCCGGTCCTCGACTCGACCGAGGACGTAGGTCCGGACGAACTCCTCGACGCCGGAGACCTCGGCGGGGTAGACGACATCCGCGACCGAGAGGAGCGTGTCGAGGCGGTCCTCGGGCGAGGCCTCGGAGGCGTTTCCCGCGAATGGATTGGCGAGGTCGTCACCGAGAATCGCGCCGGTGCCGACCGCCGCCCCGGTCGCGGCCACCGCGGCCAGCGCGTCCCGACGAGTCAGTTCCATGTCGGCGGAGTTAGGTCGGCCTAAAACTTAGGGGTTGTCATGTCGTTGGTGTCGTGAAAGGGGAGAAGAATATCTGCAGTTGACTTAAAAAATTGATATTATTTTCTAAGACTAACTACAGAATTGTCTGGCTTCGGTTCTCGGTTCGGCGGATTCTCGCTCGCCGTGATTGGGGTCGGCCTGCTTCTGGACTGGGGCGCTCGTCGGGTCGCGGGGTGGGCCTCTCGGCGTCCGACCGCGGGCGAGGCGAGTGACTCTCCGCGACGCCAACATCCTTTAAGTGCGAAACGGGCGTAGTCCTGCCCGTCCATGAAACTCACTTGGTACGGCCACTCGACGTGGCACGTAGCGGTCGGCGACACTGACCTGCTCATCGACCCGTTCTTCGACAACCCGAAGACGGACACCGACCCCGAGGAGCTAGACCCGGACTACCTCCTGCTGACTCACGGCCACGCGGACCACATCGGCGACGTGGACCGCTACGAGGGCACGGAACTGGTCGCCACGCCCGAAGTCGTGGAGTACTGCCGCGACGAGTTCGGCGACTTCGAGGCCGTCGGCGGGATGGGGATGAACCTCGGCGGGACCGTCGAGTGCGACGACGCTTTCGTCACGATGGTCCGGGCCGACCACACCAACGGGATGGATACCTCCTACGGCACCTCCGGCGGGATGCCCGGCGGATTCGTCGTCAGCGACACCAAGCCGACCCAAATCAGCGACGAGGACAGCCAGACGTTCTACCACGCCGGCGACACCTCGCTCCAGACCGAGATGCGCGAGGTCATCGGCCCGTACCTCGAACCCGATGCTGTCGCGGTGCCAATCGGCGACCACTTCACGATGGGACCGATGCAGGCCGCCATCGCGGTCGATTGGGTGGACGCCGACTACGCGCTCCCGATGCACTACGACACCTTCCCGCCGATCGAGCAGGACCCCGAGGACTTCCGCAAGGAGGTCAAGGGCACGGGAAGCGACGCCGAAGTGAAGATTCTCGAAGGCGACGAGTCCTTCGACCTCGGCGACGAACTGGGCTACTGAGGTCCGCTCCCGCCGACGGTTCCTTTTTTCGGACGCGCCGAAAATATATAGCAGAATATAGTTCTCATAGAAACCGTAAACCGGGCGTCCGAGAGTGCAACTCGCATGGAGCGTCCCCGTCGCTCGGCGACTACTGAGTCACTCTCACTGGAGGAGGGTCAGCGATGCGCCGCGTAGCCCGGTTCCTCGTCGGCGTCGTCCTCGGCGGCGGGGCCTTCGCGGCCTACCTCTGGTTCGTCGGCGTGGACAGCGTGGTCGAACGCGCGACTGCCATCGCATCGTGGGCGATTCCGGTCGTCGTCGCGCTGGTCGTCGCCGAAGGTCTCGCCGACGGCATCGGGGTCTGGGCCTCGGTGAAACCGCTCGGCCGAGGCCTCTCGCCCGGCGAATCCGTCCAGTTCGCGTTCGCCGGGGACTTCTTCGACACCCTGAGTCCGGCCGGCCCGGTGAGTTCCGAACCCATCATGGCCCGCTTCTTCGCCGTCACCACCGGAACGACCTACAGCGATGCCCTCGGGGTCCGGTCGGTCGCCAAGTACGTCAAGTCGGGGACCCAACTGCTGGTTTCGACTGTGCTGGCGGCCATCCTGCTTCTCGACGTGCCCGCGGCCAGATTCCTCGTGGTCTCGCTCGGCGGGTCGCTGGTCGGCCTCGCGGTCGTCGGCGGTCTGGCAGTCCGGTCGCGCGAGACGGTCTCGAAGGGTCTCACAGCAGTCCTCGGACCGGTCGTCGCGCGCGTCTCGTCGCTCTACCGGGAGACTCCGCACGACCAGTCGGTTGTCGAGAGCGCGCTCGACCGGTTCTGGACCCGAATCCTCCGATTCCGGGCCGAACCGCGACTGGTCGCGCTCATCGGTCTCGGCGGCGTGCTGGAACAACTTCTGACCGCGACCGCCCTCTGGGTCGCACTCGCCGGGACCGGAACCCACGTCGCCGTGCTTCCCATCGTCGCCATCGTCCCTCTCCCGCAGGTCGCCAGCGCGGTCCCGATTCCGGCTAGCATCGGCGCGTACGACGTTCTCCTCGTCGGGGCGCTCGTTGCGACGACAGGTGCGCCGTCTGCGGGGGCGGCCGCCGCGGTGCTGGTCGTGCGAACCGCGAGTCTCCCGTTCGCCCTGTCGGCGGGCGGCCTCGCGGTCGCTTTCCTGCGAGGGTGGCGGCCCGGACTGTGAGCGACTCCGGCGAAATGTGTCTCGACTTTGAGCAAGTCTTAGGGCACTGGCGGGGCAACGTCCGGGCGCATGACGAAGCAAGTCACCACTATCTCCGACGAGGGGTACAAGTCCGAAAACGAGACCAGCGACTTCGAGGTCACCATCGACGCCACGGGCGAGGAGGGTCCCGGCACGCTCGAAACCCTGCTGGCGTCCTACGGGTCGTGCTACGTCCCGGCGCTCCGCGTCGGTGCCGAACAGCGCAACGTAGGCGACCTCGGTCGCATCGAAATCGACGTAACCGGCGACCTGAACGACGACGACAAACTCGAAGCCGTCCAGTTCACGGTCAAGACCGAGGCCGACCTGACCGACGAGCAGGCCGACGAGGTGGTCACGCGCGCGAATCAACTCTGTAAGGTCCACGACGCGCTGAAGGCCGAACTCGAAGCCGACGTGACCGTCGAGTCCGGCGCGTTCTGAACCGGTTTTCGCAACTTCTCATTTTTGACGGTGTTTCGATAAGCACGTCCAGCGACTGGTTTCGCCCGGTGAAGCAACCGCTACCTCGGCGGACTGAAAGGGCGAACGGGCCTTCGAAACCTAATTCTGTCTACCTGAAATCACGATTCATTTGCGATGTCGTCGCAGAAGCGTTCTATCATCCGCTTGCCGGTCGGCGTGAGGATGCTCTCGGGGTGGAACTGGACGCCGAAGTGGGGCTTCTCGGTGTGGCGCACGCCCATCAGGACCTCGCGGTCGTCGGCGGTCCGGGCCGTCTCGACCAGCGTGGCCGGGAGGTTTTCGGTGGCGGCCAGCGAGTGATAGCGCCCGACCTCGATTTCGTCGGGCAGGTCCGCGAACAGGCCCTTCCCGTCGTGGCGCACCATCGAGGACTTCCCGTGAACCACGTCGGGGGCGTGGCCGACCGCCATCCCCTCCGCGGCGCAGAGGGCCTGATGGCCGAGACAGACCCCGAGCGCGGGGTACTCGGTCTCGGCGAACACGTCGATAGAGACGCCGGCGTCTTCCGGGGTTCCCGGTCCCGGCGAGACGACGATTCCGTCCGGGTCGAGATTTCGGATGCCCGCAACGTCGATGTCGTCGTTGCGCCGGACTTCGATTTCGTCGGCGAACTCGCCGACGTACTGGACGAGGTTGTAGGCGAACGAGTCGTAGTTGTCGATGACCAGAATCATGGCGGCGTTACCTCTCCCCCACGTCGTCGCGGGTCGGCCAGTCGGCGGTCGTCAGTTCGCGCCCGGTGTCGAGCGCCGTGTCGATGGCGTTGACCAGCGCCCGGCCCTTGTCGAGGGTCTCGATGAACTCGGCGTCGGGCACCGAGTCGTGGACGATGCCGGCCCCGACCCGGAGGTAGAACCGGTCTTCGTGGCGAGTCAGGGTCCGGATGGTCATGTTCATCGTGGCCTTCCGGTCGAAGCCGAGGACGCCGATGCTCCCGGTGTAGGGTCCTCTGCGGTAGTCTTCCACCTCGTCGATGATTTCCATCGTCCGGGGTTTGGGCGCGCCCGTGATGGTGCCGCCGGGGAACATCCCGGCGATGGCGTCGACTATCGACTCGTCGTCGCGGAGTCGGCCTTCGACCGCCGAGACGGTGTGCATCACCTCCGAATAGGTGTCGATGCGCCGGTAGTCGGTGACCTCGACGCTCCCGTACTCGGCGACCTTGCCGAGGTCGTTGCGCTCCAAATCGACCAACATCGCGTGTTCGGCGTGTTCCTTCTCGCTGTCGAGCAAGGCCTCGCGGAGTTCGGCGTCCTCGTCGGGGGTCGCTCCTCGGGGCCGGGTTCCCGCGATGGGTTCGGTCAGCAGGTCCCGGCCGTCGGCGTCCAGCAGGAGTTCGGGACTCGTACTCACGAGGTCCACGCCGGGGAACTCCAACAGTCCGGAGTAAGGCGCGGGGTTGACCTCGCGGAGGGCCTCGAACACCTCGACCGAGTGGACGATGGCCGGGCCGACCAGTCGCTGGGAGATATTGGCTTGGAAGGTGTCGCCGTCTCGGACGTACTCTTTGACCTTCCGTACCCGGTCGGCGTACTCCTCGCGGCCGCATTGGCTGGTGAACTCGGCGGTGTCGCCGTCTGCGGGCGGGTCGCCCACCGAGGAGTCCCCGGTCGTGGCCTCGTCGGCGAGGTCGAGGGCGCGATTCTTGGCCCGGTCGTAAATCACGCGGAGCGAGTCGTCGCCCTCGACTCTCGGACAGGCGGTAATCCGGAGCGTGGCGCTCTCGTCCCACGGTTCCTCCCACGCCGCCACGAGGTCGTAGACGCCGAACTGCAATCGGGGCAGGCCCCGGTCGTCGGCGGTGGTGTCGGGCAGGGCTTCGAGTTCGCGGGCCACGTCGTAGGAGAGCCATCCGAACGCCCCGCAGGGGTAGGGCACGTCGCAGTGTCCTCGGGCCAGCGTCTCGCCGTCGAGGAGACCTTCGAGCGCGTCGAAACTGGTCGTTCGCTGGTCGCCTCCTCGGGTCTCGTCGGCCACGTCCCGAACCCCGTCGGGTTCGACTTCAAGCCACTCGACCGGCGAGACGCCGAAGTAGCCCCACCCGGACTCCCCGCCGGTGGTCTCGAAGTAGACGCCGCCCGACTCGTCGCGGGCGCGGCGGTAGGCGAGGAAGGGGTCTGGGACCTCGATTCGGACCTCGACCGGGACCCGCGCTCCTTCGGGTGCGCTTTCTGCGGTTTGGCGGAACTCCTCGAAAGAGGTTACGACTGTGGGGCTTTCGTCGGGTCGGCGGTCGGTTCGGTGGGTTTCGTCGTTCATTCGTCGTCTGCGATTCTGGGTGTACGTAGCGGAACTGCGGAAATGAACCTTGTCGTTAGGCGTGGCGAAGTGGTTTGGATTTGGTCTAAGCACGAACCGCAGAACTGGAGTTATGTTGTCTTCTTGAAGCCCGCGACCGGGCACCGGAAGACGGTTCTGCTCGTCGCTTCGCTCCTGCGCGGACTGCGACTCCCGAGGTCACACTCGCTTTGCTCGCGGTTCCACCGCTCGCCAGTCGCGGCGCGGAGCGCCGCGCACCGCTCGCGTGACCGACCCCTTCATCCCACCCCGTGGTCTGGTCGGCCGAGCATTTGCTGGTGGGTGGTCGGCCGGGGGCGTCCTCGGCGAGAAAGAAACTTTATTGTTTCCTTAGACTATAAAAATATAGTTCTAATAAACTAAGAGGAGGCTTTGCGAGTATCCGATACCGACTTGCGACCACTCCCGTCCGGCGTCGAGGCCCGCGCGGAATTCTCGTCCGACCGACCCGACCACGCCGAAGCGACCGAATCCCGGCCAGCGGACAGGAAAACCCTGATACGGTCCCCAATCGAAGTGTCCGGTATGACCGAACGAGCGTGGCAGGACCTCATCGTCGGCGACCGGATGGCCGTCGATCAGGAGTTCGCACAGCAGGTCACTGACTCGCAGTTCTCCCGGCAGGAGTGGGGACTCATCATGACCGCGGTGGAGTTCGAAATCGAAAACCCCGGCGACGCCGAACAGGCCCGCATCGTCGCCGACACCTCGAAAATCGAACAGGTGATGCCCGAACTCGAGAACATCCGGAACCAGATGAACTCGATGGCGGGCGGCGCTGGCGGCGGGGGCGGAGGCGGCAAGCAGGGCGGCGGCGTCTTCGACTCGGTGAAGGACGCGCTCGGCCTCGGCGGCGGCGGCGGTGGTGGTGCGGACCAAGACCGCATCGACGACGCCAGCAGACTCGCTCAGCAGTACGCCGACGAACTCCAGCAACGCCTCGAATCGCAGGGCAAGTGGGCCAGAGTCCGCGAGGCCGCAGAAAACTGATGGGGGAGAAACAAGACTCCTCGCGCTGGCGGCTCGGAGACGGGTTCACGCCGGGTGCGTGGCGCTACGCCCTGCTGGCGCTCGCGGTGGCGATTCCGTCTGCGCTCGTCGCGCGGTCCGAGAAGTGGGCGCGTCGATGGGGCGTTGCAGGCCCTCTCCTCGCCGTGGGTGCCCTGCTCTTTCACCGGGACCCCGACCGAAATCCGGCCCCCGACGTAGCCAGTTCGGGCGTCATCGCGCCCGCCGACGGCCGGGTCTCGGTCGTCCGCGAGGAGACCGGTCCCGACGGCGACGAGCGCGTCCGGGTCGGCGTGTTCATGAACGTCACCGACGTTCACGTGAACCGAGCGCCCCTCGGCGGGGAAATCGAGGCCGTCGAACACGAACCCGGCAAGCACCGGCCGGCGTTCTCCAAGGAGTCGGACAACAACGAGAAACTTCACATCCGGTTTTCAGACCACGTGGTCACGCTAATCGCCGGGGCGTTCGCCCGGCGCATCCACCCCTACGTCGAACCCGGCGACGAACTCGGCCGGGGCGAGCGACTGGGACACATCTCGTTCGGGAGTCGCGCCGACGTGCTTCTCCCCGCCGAGTTCGACCCCGACGACGTGGCGGTCGAACGCGGCCGGAAGGTCCGGGCGGGCGAGACGGTGCTGGCCCGCCGATAGCGGGCGGGCCTATCCGCTGTAGTCGCCGCCGTGGAACAGCGTGCGCTCCTCGGCCTCGTAGATGTTGATGAGTTCGGTGACGATTTCGTCGTAGGACTCGTCTTCCACCCGGAGACTGTCGAGGCGCTCGATGGTGTCCTCGTCGAGTTGAATCTTCGGCATCGTCTCCTCGTAAGCCAGCGAACCTCTTAAGCGACAGGGGCACGTGGTGCGGTAACGTGACCCAGTAAATCGGACGAAGCCTGACTTTCTCACCCCGTTACCTTAAATTAGGG
This genomic window contains:
- a CDS encoding DUF4349 domain-containing protein; its protein translation is MARERRRLLVAVALAVLLVLAGCSGSSGGDAMSATAGDKAEETGAQRQDASKGGPNADSAGGGSANFQASQRALIRTGTVVVEVDDYDAVRRNLSRETRRRGGFVSDSTEQVNTWGNQSWSSGKLVLRVPKDNFSALVSQAKQSGEVREASTSTRDVTKKLVDIEARLKNLQAQREKLRTLYDEANDTETVLEVQERLSEVQSEIEQLEAQRKSLNRQVAYSTLTVRLEERPPKTKSTDDAPSAWYETGLLSAFASSAHGVVVVTRGLAVGLAYALPYVLAFGIPVVGVVALWRRRKSGSSTGEDRPDAPESPQSRNAGDSSDEDDD
- a CDS encoding GMC family oxidoreductase, translating into MTETADRTPSERADVCIVGAGPAGALSAHRLARRGYDVVVLEAGERFDFEDRKARMERDIRPGHGPLSVWEMGGPRDRFSSEGEWFYPLNAARVKGVGGTTLHWQGMVMRLHETDFHSWPIEYSDLRPYYARAEEALGVAGADDNPYAPPRERPFPMPAFPPSHSDSIFAEACEDLGVTMHSVPNARNSEAYDDRSACVGYGTCKPVCPSGAKYTADHHVEKAESEGARVIDQAPVQRLEHDDSGERVTAAVYATPDGATHRQEAREFVLAAGGVEIPRLLLLSESSQYPDGLANSSGAVGRYFMDHLFAGVGGTVDRETRQNHVGFITSECHQFYDDPTRGTEGSDGGIPEWTAEDGSEPAPDSIKLEFLNYAGPSPVEMALSGDEWGDDLLDTLREGYGNSIAMGGLVGQRPRKENCITLDSSTTDDHGNPVPEIHWRVDDRTKASLRRANEIQRAVMDELGADVSWTVGPENTGPAFHHMGTTRMGTDPAESVVNPRLRTHDLRNLAIASSSVFRTSGALNPTLTIAALALKATDHVEERL
- a CDS encoding gluconate 2-dehydrogenase subunit 3 family protein, encoding MELTRRDALAAVAATGAAVGTGAILGDDLANPFAGNASEASPEDRLDTLLSVADVVYPAEVSGVEEFVRTYVLGRVEDRPAYREEMVQALSTLDDYARTWHDDLFRELDAGTRESVLDQMGVDTADPDPEGGDPARVRYYLVNELLYALYSSPTGGKLVGIENPQGHPGGSGSYQRGPRK
- a CDS encoding metal-dependent hydrolase; this translates as MKLTWYGHSTWHVAVGDTDLLIDPFFDNPKTDTDPEELDPDYLLLTHGHADHIGDVDRYEGTELVATPEVVEYCRDEFGDFEAVGGMGMNLGGTVECDDAFVTMVRADHTNGMDTSYGTSGGMPGGFVVSDTKPTQISDEDSQTFYHAGDTSLQTEMREVIGPYLEPDAVAVPIGDHFTMGPMQAAIAVDWVDADYALPMHYDTFPPIEQDPEDFRKEVKGTGSDAEVKILEGDESFDLGDELGY
- a CDS encoding lysylphosphatidylglycerol synthase transmembrane domain-containing protein, which gives rise to MRRVARFLVGVVLGGGAFAAYLWFVGVDSVVERATAIASWAIPVVVALVVAEGLADGIGVWASVKPLGRGLSPGESVQFAFAGDFFDTLSPAGPVSSEPIMARFFAVTTGTTYSDALGVRSVAKYVKSGTQLLVSTVLAAILLLDVPAARFLVVSLGGSLVGLAVVGGLAVRSRETVSKGLTAVLGPVVARVSSLYRETPHDQSVVESALDRFWTRILRFRAEPRLVALIGLGGVLEQLLTATALWVALAGTGTHVAVLPIVAIVPLPQVASAVPIPASIGAYDVLLVGALVATTGAPSAGAAAAVLVVRTASLPFALSAGGLAVAFLRGWRPGL
- a CDS encoding OsmC family protein is translated as MTKQVTTISDEGYKSENETSDFEVTIDATGEEGPGTLETLLASYGSCYVPALRVGAEQRNVGDLGRIEIDVTGDLNDDDKLEAVQFTVKTEADLTDEQADEVVTRANQLCKVHDALKAELEADVTVESGAF
- a CDS encoding anthranilate synthase component II is translated as MILVIDNYDSFAYNLVQYVGEFADEIEVRRNDDIDVAGIRNLDPDGIVVSPGPGTPEDAGVSIDVFAETEYPALGVCLGHQALCAAEGMAVGHAPDVVHGKSSMVRHDGKGLFADLPDEIEVGRYHSLAATENLPATLVETARTADDREVLMGVRHTEKPHFGVQFHPESILTPTGKRMIERFCDDIANES
- a CDS encoding anthranilate synthase component I family protein — encoded protein: MNDETHRTDRRPDESPTVVTSFEEFRQTAESAPEGARVPVEVRIEVPDPFLAYRRARDESGGVYFETTGGESGWGYFGVSPVEWLEVEPDGVRDVADETRGGDQRTTSFDALEGLLDGETLARGHCDVPYPCGAFGWLSYDVARELEALPDTTADDRGLPRLQFGVYDLVAAWEEPWDESATLRITACPRVEGDDSLRVIYDRAKNRALDLADEATTGDSSVGDPPADGDTAEFTSQCGREEYADRVRKVKEYVRDGDTFQANISQRLVGPAIVHSVEVFEALREVNPAPYSGLLEFPGVDLVSTSPELLLDADGRDLLTEPIAGTRPRGATPDEDAELREALLDSEKEHAEHAMLVDLERNDLGKVAEYGSVEVTDYRRIDTYSEVMHTVSAVEGRLRDDESIVDAIAGMFPGGTITGAPKPRTMEIIDEVEDYRRGPYTGSIGVLGFDRKATMNMTIRTLTRHEDRFYLRVGAGIVHDSVPDAEFIETLDKGRALVNAIDTALDTGRELTTADWPTRDDVGER
- a CDS encoding DUF5799 family protein; translated protein: MTERAWQDLIVGDRMAVDQEFAQQVTDSQFSRQEWGLIMTAVEFEIENPGDAEQARIVADTSKIEQVMPELENIRNQMNSMAGGAGGGGGGGKQGGGVFDSVKDALGLGGGGGGGADQDRIDDASRLAQQYADELQQRLESQGKWARVREAAEN
- a CDS encoding protein sorting system archaetidylserine decarboxylase, producing the protein MGEKQDSSRWRLGDGFTPGAWRYALLALAVAIPSALVARSEKWARRWGVAGPLLAVGALLFHRDPDRNPAPDVASSGVIAPADGRVSVVREETGPDGDERVRVGVFMNVTDVHVNRAPLGGEIEAVEHEPGKHRPAFSKESDNNEKLHIRFSDHVVTLIAGAFARRIHPYVEPGDELGRGERLGHISFGSRADVLLPAEFDPDDVAVERGRKVRAGETVLARR
- a CDS encoding DUF7557 family protein, which codes for MPKIQLDEDTIERLDSLRVEDESYDEIVTELINIYEAEERTLFHGGDYSG